A region of the Litchfieldia alkalitelluris genome:
CATCGTTAAACACATCTTGTTTTAAAATGCTTTGTGCAACCTGATGCGGAGTAGCTAAAACGGCATAGTCTGTTATTATCGATGGATGATTTGCAAAAGAAACTTCATATTTTTTATCAATACCACTTTCGATCGATAAGGTCTCAACGCCTTTTATAATCTTCGTTTCCTCTAGCTCTTTTTCTAGAGCAGCCAAAAGAGCAGATAAGCCCCCCTTAAACGAAATGAACTTTTTATCTGCTGAAGCCTTAAATTTTTCCTTATGATGTGACAACCCTTCGATAATGCTCCCAAACTGATTTTTATATTCTAATAAATAAGGCAATGTTGAAGCTAGAGTTAATTTATATAAATCACCAGAATAAACACCAGATAACACTGGACCAATTTGCTTTTCTACTAGTTCCTTACCTAGAAAGTATTCGAGGAATTCACCTACAGAGCTTTCTTTTGTAAAATGTTCGTTTTCAAGCTTAAAGTCCTTTAAGGCCTCTTTTTTACCTTCTTCAGAGATCAATGTACTACTGAACAATGATTCTCTGCTCATCGGAATTCCAAATACAGTATCTTTAGGAATTGGATGTAGCTTATTATTTGTGTAAATATAAGAAACGCCTGTTGCATTATATGTAAGTTCCGCTTCTAAATTTATCTCCTTTATTAAGGGTAAAACACTTTCATGTCGCGCAACAATGGAATCTGCTCCGGTTTCCATTATAAATTCAT
Encoded here:
- a CDS encoding protoporphyrinogen oxidase, whose protein sequence is MKTVVVVGGGITGLSTMYYLQKIKMERNLDVKLILVERNEYLGGKIHSVKHDEFIMETGADSIVARHESVLPLIKEINLEAELTYNATGVSYIYTNNKLHPIPKDTVFGIPMSRESLFSSTLISEEGKKEALKDFKLENEHFTKESSVGEFLEYFLGKELVEKQIGPVLSGVYSGDLYKLTLASTLPYLLEYKNQFGSIIEGLSHHKEKFKASADKKFISFKGGLSALLAALEKELEETKIIKGVETLSIESGIDKKYEVSFANHPSIITDYAVLATPHQVAQSILKQDVFNDDFTKLRNSSLTSVYLGFDIPDENLPADGTGFIVSENNDIHCDACTWTSRKWEHTSEKRNLLVRLFYKSSNPYYEKLKGLNKEELVQVALDDIKKSIKIEAKPKVAEVTPWKDLMPNYSLEHSQAITALTNKISEILPGVILAGSSYFGVGIGACIQNGKETAEGIARELS